One Silene latifolia isolate original U9 population chromosome 4, ASM4854445v1, whole genome shotgun sequence DNA segment encodes these proteins:
- the LOC141651519 gene encoding uncharacterized protein LOC141651519: MFLDVENNILLLVGLGTYPKALIDNPGMLDLIQEEATLAHELRDLVSARDSFLIQKAKVQWSLEGDLNTSYFHHVIKKRMMLNKVFQIEDQDGKLCIDGDSIGGFLRILSGVTWVKYYYNRGKLLAQLNATIITLIPKLDRPTSVKHFRPISCCNVLYKAISKILCNRLALVLPDLISKNQGAFVKGRSILENILICQDLVRLYHRGNASPRCMFKLDLQKAYDSIEWAFVDQMLGALRFPEKFRQMIMTCVTTSSFTLNLNGAQFGYFKGRRGLRQGDPISPLLFCLCMEYLSRVMEFATRKWYFSLKTDIIQISGSQEGKLPFKYLGIPIQPGRLSRGDCNVLIEKIVSKVRGIGARKLSYAGRLVLINSVFNTLHNYWASIFLIPKGVIKRIEAICRNFLWCGESDYNRTPLVSWHDICFSRKEGGLGIKNAGVWNVASVGKLVHWLYTKADRLWVLWIDHVYLKGADWVHYQPPLDSNWNWRNICRVRGILEGGYQGNTWVASPGGYNVSSGYHWMQGSHPPVLWYKDVWDNWLLPKHSFIAWLIQKKALNTRVKLHRLGICLSDTCVLCEVGKETHDHLFAECDYSARVIAGVEEYFHVCFTGSTHFSSKIRKKTCRLARMVTYYMIWNERNVCRLNLQLSRPELLVSRISQYVHHRLVCKMTTVVTANDCSWLSRLHIRCSFCT; encoded by the exons ATGTTTCTCGATGTGGAGAATAATATACTGTTGCTAGTCGGCCTTGGAACATATCCGAAGGCTTTAATTGATAACCCAGGGATGCTTGATCTCATTCAAGAAGAAGCTACTTTGGCTCATGAGCTGAGAGATTTAGTATCTGCTAGGGACAGCTTTCTGATTCAAAAGGCAAAGGTGCAATGGTCCTTAGAAGGTGATCTTAATACTTCCtattttcatcatgtcattaagAAAAGAATGATGctcaataaagtttttcaaattgAGGACCAGGATGGAAAATTGTGCATCGATGGGGATTCTATTGGTGGCTTTCTTAGAATACTATCGGGGGTTACTTGGGTCAAGTACTACTACAACCGAG GGAAGTTATTGGCTCAGTTGAATGCTACTATTATTACCTTAATTCCTAAACTGGATAGGCCTACCAGTGTCAAGCATTTCAGGCCAATTTCATGTTGTAATGTGCTTTATAAAGCTATCTCCAAGATTCTTTGCAATAGGTTGGCTCTTGTGTTACCTGATCTAATTAGTAAGAATCAGGGGGCTTTTGTTAAAGGCCGGAGCATTCTTGAGAATATTTTGATTTGCCAAGATTTGGTCAGGCTTTACCATAGGGGAAATGCTTCACCTCGATGCATGTTTAAGCTTGATCTGCAAAAAGCTTATGATTCTATTGAATGGGCTTTTGTGGATCAAATGCTTGGTGCTCTTAGGTTCCCTGAGAAGTTCAGGCAGATGATTATGACCTGTGTAACTACTTCTTCATTTACTCTTAATCTCAATGGTGCACAGTTTGGTTATTTTAAAGGAAGAAGGGGCTTAAGACAGGGTGACCCTATTTCACCTCTTCTTTTCTGCCTTTGTATGGAATATTTGTCAAGGGTTATGGAGTTTGCAACAAGAAAATGGTATTTCAG TTTGAAGACTGATATTATCCAGATTTCTGGCTCCCAGGAAGGGAAGCTTCCTTTTAAATATTTGGGTATTCCTATCCAACCTGGTAGATTGAGTAGAGGTGATTGTAATGTGTTAATTGAGAAGATTGTTTCTAAAGTCAGGGGGATTGGTGCAAGGAAGCTAAGCTATGCTGGTAGACTTGTGCTAATCAACTCAGTTTTCAATACTTTACATAATTATTGGGCTTCTATTTTTCTGATTCCTAAAGGAGTCATTAAAAGAATAGAGGCAATTTGTAGGAATTTCTTGTGGTGTGGTGAATCAGACTATAACAGAACTCCCTTGGTGTCTTGGCATGATATTTGCTTCAGTAGGAAGGAGGGTGGACTGGGTATTAAGAATGCAGGGGTGTGGAATGTAGCAAGTGTGGGTAAGCTTGTTCACTGGTTGTATACTAAAGCAGATAGATTATGGGTGCTTTGGATAGACCATGTCTATTTGAAAGGGGCAGACTGGGTTCACTATCAACCTCCTCTTGATtccaattggaattggaggaatatCTGTAGAGTTAGAGGTATTCTTGAGGGTGGCTATCAAGGTAATACTTGGGTAGCCTCTCCTGGTGGTTACAATGTCAGTTCAGGTTACCATTGGATGCAGGGCTCACACCCCCCTGTCCTATGGTACAAAGATGTATGGGATAATTGGTTACTTCCCAAGCattcttttattgcttggttaATTCAGAAGAAGGCTCTTAATACTAGAGTTAAGCTTCACAGGCTGGGTATTTGTTTGTCTGATACTTGTGTTCTTTGTGAAGTGGGAAAGGAAACGCATGACCACTTGTTTGCTGAGTGTGACTACAGTGCTAGGGTCATTGCAGGTGTTGAGGAATATTTTCATGTGTGTTTCACTGGTTCAACCCATTTCTCCTCGAAGATCAGGAAGAAAACTTGCAGACTGGCAAGAATGGTTACTTACTATATGATTTGGAATGAGAGGAATGTTTGCAGGCTTAATCTTCAGCTTAGCAGACCTGAACTATTGGTATCTAGAATCTCACAGTATGTGCATCACAGGCTGGTTTGCAAAATGACTACTGTGGTGACGGCTAATGATTGTTCTTGGCTAAGTAGATTACACATACGTTGTAGTTTTTGTACTTAG